One genomic window of Parasteatoda tepidariorum isolate YZ-2023 chromosome 9, CAS_Ptep_4.0, whole genome shotgun sequence includes the following:
- the LOC107437827 gene encoding putative leucine-rich repeat-containing protein DDB_G0290503 encodes MMNSFSYDDALKLIPKARPRKFLESRCDPVLDHCMKLRKFHNEIEHLILMTANLKEVYDDSEREPILQSLPPIPEIPQLIMKTPDEKLKNLSLEEMELSDESIMKLVSKSIACVLFILGYTDMSSHLLQMLSKVIIDYVKSLIEKMVQLLPINGSISLDLLEAALQSEGINGIGELYSFYAERIVKFHDKFYLKCRRLCDDLRNNLKKPDAPPVENITESSVDELCSTDIIKEEQNNEANSKDSIKYSLDSGVLAEDIFVRKKIKRKSVRFGPQIEMCEISKNKKLLMTNIAVDKEKFPAEKSVYSESFTYLQSMLTDSSVSLKGKNSSQITGLFNNSFYYCDDEILSDSKSIICDVNKVPDKSAVSYPDYESSVQSSIRVDAVKDPDINAHGSELIDVSWDQDVNIVCDEEEAINNNTFDSEFVEESVPDEEKALNKSAIGSKSVDDSSNQGTNIVSIEEKDFGEIAMDSELVQDANIVFDKKKACYTNAVASKLTNELLNQDSDMVNEEEKDACKNSFDFELIEVSAIQDTSLVPNEKKAFNRNAIDSEPCSQDVNIAGVEKKSFDKSAIGSKSTDNLLNLDSNISRYEKRTPVNNVIDPESRSNLECVFPDNTDSSECTKHISELSCELNSSVCKHITKKSVSHSTDKPLHNHKAIRKLADLKNFGSLSDNSTGPKRKKPKLMKHKKVFENDTNMETIPTKMKDDIENCEHTSSSLDYNINSTKNLKESEENNFHNYHNPKTSLTFEDSSVTIRSSETINYMQDVSSSSENETEQIWVSL; translated from the exons atgaTGAATTCCTTCTCTTATGATGATGCACTAAAGCTTATTCCCAAAGCTCGACCCAG aaaattcctGGAATCTCGTTGCGATCCTGTTCTTGATCACTGCATGAAATTACGAAAATTCCATAATGAAATTGAGCATTTGATACTTATGACTgctaatttaaaagaa GTATATGATGATTCTGAAAGAGAACCCATTCTTCAGTCCTTACCACCTATTCCTGAAATTCCACAACTGATAATGAAAACTCCTGATGAAAAACT aaaaaatttgtcTCTTGAGGAAATGGAACTATCAGATGAAAGTATAATGAAGCTTGTATCAAAAAGTATAGCTtgtgttttgtttattcttGGTTATAcag ATATGTCTTCTCATTTGTTGCAAATGCTAAGTAAAGTTATCATAGATTATGTGAAATCTTTGATTGAGAAAATGGTACAACTATTACCAATAAATGGTTCTATTTCTTTg GACTTATTAGAAGCAGCCCTGCAAAGTGAAGGAATCAATGGAATTGGAGAGCTGTATTCATTTTATGCTGAAAGAATTGTTAAGTTTCATGACAAATTCTATCTGAAATGCAGAAGATTATGTGATGACTTaaggaataatttgaaaaagccAGATGCTCCACCTGTGGAAAATATTACAGAAAG CTCTGTTGATGAACTATGTTCAACTGATATTATCAAGGAGGAACAAAACAATGAAGCTAATTCTAAAGATTCAATCAAATACTCTCTTGACTCAGGGGTGTTAGCTGAAGATATATTTGTTCGCAagaaaattaaacgaaaatctGTACGTTTTGGTCCCCAAATTGAAATGtgtgaaataagcaaaaataaaaaattacttatgacAAACATTGCAGTTGATAAAGAGAAATTTCCTGCTGAAAAGTCTGTTTATTCTGAATCTTTCACATACTTACAAAGTATGTTGACAGACAGTTCAGTTTCTTTAAAAGGCAAAAATAGCAGTCAAATAACTGGTTTATTTAATAactcattttattattgtgatgatgaaatattaagtgacagtaaaagtattatttgtgATGTAAATAAAGTTCCTGATAAAAGTGCAGTCAGTTATCCTGATTATGAATCATCAGTTCAAAGTTCAATTCGTGTTGATGCAGTAAAAGATCCTGATATAAATGCACATGGCTCTGAATTGATTGATGTGTCATGGGATCAGGATGTTAATATTGTTTGTGATGAAGAGGAAGCTATAAATAACAATACATTTGATTCTGAATTTGTTGAAGAATCAGTTCCTGATGAAGAGAAAGCTCTCAATAAAAGTGCAATTGGCTCTAAATCAGTTGATGATTCATCCAATCAAGGTACTAATATTGTTAGTATAGAAGAGAAAGATTTTGGTGAAATTGCAATGGACTCTGAATTAGTGCAAGATGCtaatattgtttttgacaaaaagAAAGCTTGTTATACAAATGCAGTTGCATCTAAACTGACCaatgaacttttgaatcaaGATTCTGATATGGTTAATGAGGAAGAGAAAGATGCctgtaaaaattcatttgattttgaattgatTGAGGTATCAGCAATACAAGATACTAGTCTTGTTCCTAATGAAAAGAAAGCTTTTAATAGAAATGCAATTGATTCTGAACCATGCAGTCAGGATGTTAATATTGCTGGTGtagaaaagaaatcttttgaTAAAAGTGCAATAGGTTCCAAATCGACTGACAATCTTTTGAATTTGGACAGTAATATAAGTCGTTATGAAAAAAGAACCCCAGTTAATAATGTGATTGACCCTGAATCTCGTTCAAATCTAGAATGTGTGTTCCCTGATAATACAGATTCTTCTGAATGTACAAAGCACATTTCAGAATTATCTTGTGAACTTAATAGCTCAGTTTGTAaacacattacaaaaaaatcGGTAAGTCATTCTACTGATAAGCCGCTGCACAATCACAAAGCTATAAGAAAATTAgctgatttgaaaaattttggttCTTTGTCCGATAATTCAACTGGGCCTAAAAGGAAGAAACCCAAACTTATGAAGCataaaaaagtgtttgaaaatgACACAAATATGGAAACTATACCTACCAAAATGAAAGATGATATAGAAAATTGTGAACATACAAGTTCTAGTCTTGATTATAATATAaacagtacaaaaaatttaaaagaaagtgaagaaaataattttcacaattatCATAACCCCAAAACTAGTTTAACGTTTGAAGATAGTTCTGTAACTATTAGGAGTAGTGAAACTATTAATTACATGCAGGACGTGAGCAGCTCTTCCGAAAATGAGACTGAACAGATATGGGTATCTCTCTAA